Genomic window (Vidua macroura isolate BioBank_ID:100142 chromosome 3, ASM2450914v1, whole genome shotgun sequence):
AGGGTAAGTTGTCTCTTCCACAGTCTATCAAACCCACCAAACAAAGGGAGTAGGCTTGAATTCTACTTTTTGTAGGTAGATTAGAATAGGCTGCATACCTATTCTATAGGAATAACACTTTGAACATGAAATTCACCAGACTCAGAAAACtctaaatgtaaaaaaaaattattaatgaatgaaaaagcataactttctttgtttccttctttctttctttctttctttctttctttcttttctttcttttctttctttcttttctttctttctttctttcttttctttctttctttctttctttctttctttctttctttctttctttctttctttctttctttctttctttctttctttctttcttttctttctttctttctttctttctttctttctttctctttctttctttctttctttctttcttctttctttctttcttctttctttctttctttctttcttttcttctttctttctttctttctttctttctttcttctcttctttctttctttcttttctttctttctttctttctttctttcttttctttctttctttctttctttctttctttctttctttctttctttctttcttttctttcttctgctattTTAAGTCTGTAGCCTACAATCAGCCAAATGCAGTGTTATAATCTTGTTAGCAAGTTCTGGGTGTGCTAGAACCCATAGTGTCTGCAGTAAAATGCTCTGTAAACTCTGTAAATCGTTGTTCTTCTATCACTGACATACATCTCTCCAGATGTGCTgcacactaaaaataaaataataaaatccagTCAGTAAATAgtatgcaaaaataatttgcctTTACAATAAGGAATACTTGTTGTTTACAGTAAGCATTGCTTGTAAGCTCAGTGTTTATAACATTATTTGCAAATGGGTGGATATTGGGCTGGAATACTGTAGATCAGAGATCAATGCCAGTGCTTCCTGAGGGATGTTGATCTCAGCAAAGGGATGCTTGCTGCCAGTCTCCAAAAGCCTGGAAAATCTGGGAGATGTTAAGCATTTTGCCCATTCTGCTGAATCTTTGTCTCTCCCAGAAGAGAGACAAGAACTTGTTCTCCCTGCAGAAGCCCCCTCAGAATCAGGAGTCCTGAGGCTGGTATCGCCCAAGTCTTTTAGAAACAACCAGCATATTTGCAAGTGTGGAGCGTGGACACTCCTCTAATTGTGGAAATTCTTTACCCTTAATTTGAACACGAGAAATTTAACAGGAGACTGATACAATAAGATTTAATTTGGGTCCCATTTGTCTCTGTTACTTCCAAATCCTGAACATTTGTCATATCAGTACAATTAGTCTCTACTAAGCCAGTTAGCTCGGCATGACACACATATAAAAGTCAAGAATACATGTAAGCCTCAACTAAATACTTCATCTTTATCTTTATATCCCAATTCATTATACAATCCCTGTATTCAGCCACAGATGTTTGAAATCTTGTTTTAGTAAAAGACAAGATTTCAGtgaataaaagaaagaattaaacgTTGGTACAATTtgagaaaaaacatttgaaataaggAAATGACTAATCCCATAGGAAATCAggaaacttaattaaaaaatagttgTCATTCATACTGCTTATCTGGATAGCCAGAACtagaaaaatgaaacatgagGAGTTCTGCCCATGCAGCCTCATTGGGTATTAAAACATGACTACCTGTTCTGATGGTTGCAGGCAGAAAATTCTTTATAATTGTTATCATGCATTTAGTATGCTGTTCAAAACTTCTTTGTGCATGAAGCGATATatacttcacatttttttcttcctcacacTGTGGGGAATTTTAAACAAGCATCCTTAATATGGAGTCTCTTCTGATCAGATCTTTGCAATCAACAGAACAGGAGGTCTACAGCAGCCAGGACTGCATCCTCTAAAAGGTCTGCATCTAAAATTCCTCAGACTGAAGCTCTTCTGGTGTTATAGCAAGAAGGTGGGTAACAGGAGGTGCTCTctgaaaatgtaacaaaaacatgtaaaatcaaaacttcttaaaaaaaaaaaaaaggaaaagtgaaatttGCATTGATGTGCTGTGTATATCAGTAATTTCTAGTATTATCTGTTTCTTCAAGAAATGATGTAGTTTTTATGCGGCAGCATTTTTCCctctaaaataaaaagacaatGGCTGCAATTAAAGATACAACACTATAAATATGCAAGCATACAGCAGAGCAGTAAATAAAAGCTAGCAGTGCAAAGACAAGTGATCTCTCAGATAGTGGGATGTTGGGCTCCATGAAATCACTCCATGATTGCAACTGCATTGCAACTGCATTGCTCCATGAAAGCAACTGCAACTGCATCTGGCGACTTCTCAGAGATCTTCATCATGCACAGAAAATTGTTGAGATAATTGAGGTTCCTTCTAAGATGCACATGTGTGTTTGCAGCGAGGACGAAGCTCAGGATTCTGGGAAAGCTTTTATGATGGTTTCATAGGCGGGAGGTGGGGTTTGCGTGGAGTGGCAGATGCGGAGGTTGTTGTTAGACCAGTGGAATTCAGGTTGACTCAAGCTGTTGGTGGTGCTTCCCACAAGGGTTGTGGTGGTATTTGTGGGAGTGAGGGTGATCAGCTGACTGTTCATCTCCACAGGCAGGGGAGGACACTGCAGAAAAGGGTGGAAGGTGGATGCACGGAAGCTTGACTTCCTGGGGAAAGAGTTGGCCTGCTCCAAGGAGGCTTGCCGCTGGAATGTGAGGCTGGCCAGGCTGAGGTTGCTCCGACGTTCACAGCTGCTGTTGCGGTAAAATCCAGTCCTGCTGGCAGTGTGGCCATGGGAGGGAGGTCTGGACCGACGGCTGAAGGATGAAGGGCTCCCCTGGGAAATGTGGGCACTAGCTCTGCGACGGGACAAGCAGGTGAAAAATGCCCAGATGATCCCTCCAATCACCAGTCCAATCACCATGGACACTGTGAAGGCTATTGTTATCTGctctgaaatacagcaaaaattaaTCTCAAAGTTAATGAAGTAACTCTGAAGGATATTCctgcaagaaaattaattttaaatgccagCCTCCTTAAAAGATGAAATGGCCCTTATGTCTTGGTAACACATGAACTTCACAACACAAACACAACAGTTGAGGGTGCTCTTATTACACAGCATTTTGatgttttgtgggattttggggtttttttcgatgtgttgttttttgatttttgggggttttgtgggtttttgggggtttttttggttttttttgttgttgttgttgttgttgttgttgttgcttgttTAATTTGCATAATTCAACAAGATCCAGAAAATAACTTATATTTAATATCAGTTTCTGCACCAAGGCAAGTCTTTAGCCTTTCGTGGAATCAGCCACCCACCAGCTCCAAGTGTTATAAAACTGCCAAGTATTTCCTTCTCTGGGCAATAGGAGGTTTGGATTTATGCAGACTTGTCCTTCTGCTTATAGACCTTTATGTTCTGTGTGTACGTGTTTGCAAATTCACCTATTAAAGCAGCAATGTTCTCTGCCATGTTCTTGATGGAGTAAGCTCTGTATTTATTACAACATGAGAACACTTCCCAGCCTTTTACTGCTGAGTAACAGATAGTTTAAATCCTCACAGTAATTAATGTAAATGACTACATCCTAAATCATTATGGTCAGAGATAGCCATTCATAATACTAAATCTATTGAATATTTCCTATCCCCAGTGCCCAATTTAAAGATGGATTAATCTGCCATTAAGAAAAGTAGATTTCTAGctcttttagaaatgttttcaagGCCTACaagatctgaaaaaaacccaaacagaaaaaccaaacagaaaaacaaaactaggATTGTTTTCTCTCCCACATGGTTTCACAGGATGGaaagatgtgatttttctttgtatatttCTAAGAAGAGGACAGGTACTTCAGAAAACTTCACTTGGTTTGCAACTGAGCACCAGCATTATTGCTGTTGTAAAAAGCCCAGAGATATACTTGTAATCCTGGATAAGGCCTGAAATGAATGGAAAACTTTTATAGATTCTCTCAAAATCCAAGGGCTTGGATCTAAAACAAGAAGGAACACTATGTTGACAACTGGTGGAGCAAAGAGGGAATAAGCAAAAAATATCCATGGGACACCTTGAAACATGTTTGTTCTGACTGTATTGTTCTCTCATATTTGTGAAGCATTtttgtgaaaaaggaaaatgtattcATTAGATAGAGAAAGGTGAGTAACTCCTAGAGCATACTGAAGAGCAGGCCCAATAACACTGCGCCAGACAGAAGGTATTAACTCCAGGACTGGGATGCAGACATTAGAGGCCAGAAAAGCTGAGACTAGGCTCAgaattttcagcagctgctgaagagTTTCCCCTGAGTTTATGGTGCCGTACAAACAGTCATTCCCAAACCCTAGCATAATGACATTGAATCTAAGTTGTGGGACTTGGCCAAAGCAGGTGCTAAAGATGCAAGAAGAGTGAGCAGCCTGAGTGATGGCTAtggagagcagccagcacaCCATGAAGAGGGAGGAGATGTGCCAGGCAGGACTGACTTGCAGACAGAGGCACCTCAATACTGGCACCCTGGAAtagattattttgttttaaggcAGCCTTAAACTAAGGACAGGTCACTtcagaaaaggggaaagatACATTATCTTTGCTTCCAGTAGAATAAATGTACATGTTTATTGGTTAATTGCACTTTAAGAAGCAGTCATTATTATCGTCCTTATCTAACTTCCTACTTTTCTCCCTTCAGGGAAAAATTGCTAGTGATGTGATTCATACTTGGAAGGCTCACAATCCTACTGTTCCTGGCCTGTAACCTCTGCTTTCAGGTAGGCTTATGACATTATCCTTTTCAAATAAAGACTGGCAGGGATAATGAATTGGATATTGTTGCAGGGGACTGCTCCCTTTCAGGAACACTTTGGTATCCTTTCATTTGGAGGCGGATCAGACTTGACCCTAAAAGACAAATTTTCTTTAAGCTCTCATTTCTACAACTCAAAAACTTTTGACTGGACACACTAAAGACAAAGGGTGGCTGCCTGGTCAGCTTTCTGCGAGAACCCACTGGCAGCATCCTGCACTGCAACTCTTGGCTTCAGATCAAATCACTTATAAGCAGCCTTCTCACAAGCCCAGTGTGATTCTGCCCTTtataaaacatctttaaaagaCAAAGCAGGACTTACTGTGCCCCTTTTGGTCAGGAATAGCTTATTAAGCCACTTTAATAGATTTAATACATTCTGTTACTGCAAGTTCCTACTCATACTCCCAAAGGTGGGCAGGGAGAACCAGGACTTGGTGACCTCCAGTTGAATAAATCCCAGGGGGAGTCCTGAAGACAGCACTTCCCACGCACTACTACTGTCCCTGGCTATGGGAAAGTGGAGCAAGAAATAATCCTTTCTTGTGCTCATTTCTTCTGCACTTCATCTCAAATGCTAGTTGGGTTATACTTGAGGCTGCCAAGGAATCCCCCAGgcacagggctctgtgctgccacTGGATATCCCTGCAACTCTTTGGGCTCTCAGCTGGCAAAGGGGATCTCCACAGGGTTCAGCAGCCTCCAGCGTAAGCAGAAGCACAGCAAGCAGCACAAGTGTACCTGGCTCTGGGGTTGCCATGCACCACGGTGAGGATttgtccctgcatccctcaaGTCATGATTTTCACCACCTGCACAATCTAACCAGAGTTTCACACTATTAAAAGCAGATAAGGGAATTGACAAAAGTATTGAGTGCAGCTCTTCAGTCCTTCCCACGTGCTGTTCCCCTGTGCTGGAGGTACAGCACAGACAATTATCCCTTTGGATAATGGCGTCATTTTCTTTAACTTGTTtagttcttttatttctctatcTCCATATATGATGGAAAAATCGAGGGTCAAATTATTCCCTGATGAAACACAGCTGGGTTTACACTGACTATTTCAGTTGCCAGGATTCCATATGCTCTCTTTTCTGTTTGGACCTACATTTAACCCCCTTGTTTCTTATTACAGAAATATTACTAGACCCACTGGTTACAGacacttcattttttctcttcccaaaatCTCACTGACTTCAGTTGGAACTGTGGGTCACTATTGGGTGAAACTCGTTCTTTGCTTACTCCCTGCAGAGGAtgaatttcacagaaatgtaATTCTGTTCTAAAACCTTATATTGTAGAATTGTAAATCTATGCCCATTGATTTCCTCTTTAGAATGTCCAACAATCACAGCCCTGAGGTACATTGGAGAAAATATTATCAAACAGAGAAAAGGATCAAAGGCAGACTGGGACTTGCTGCACCTGGGATTTGAGTGGAACAGCTGGCCTTCACcaaattgtttttctcttccttaaTCCGGGCAGTGTCAGAGCAGAACTAGCCTTCCGGGGAGTCAGAATGACACTGATACAAAGTGTCTCCCAAGGGGCCATTGTAATAACTTACAGTTTCCTGAGCACTGTGCCTGTCATTCTGTCCTCTGCTTTTAAGGAAAATAGTAAGAAGATCTGGGGATAAGTTAGGGATGCTGCTAATAACAACAACTACCCAGGGCCCAGTCTCCTAAATATGTTTTGATCTGTATGTTTCTCAGGTTGTTCACACTGCCTGCTTTATTTGATTATGCCATAACAGAAAAGATTTGGTACCTCACCTCAGTCAATTCTCCACTCTCACCTGTAACACCAGCTGAGGTGAAGAACAAAGGTTTTTATCAACAATGCAGGACAGACTTTGAGGTACAAAGCCAGAAATGAGAGGCTCAGGTAAAAAAGCAATTGGATATCTTAGCCACTTTACCTTTCTATCTGTGGGACTTCCAACATGACCATACAAAAACGGTTGGCATTTTGGGACCCATAGTAACATTTATAACTTCTTAATATTACCCCCAGATCTGAACATTAAGTCAGCACATTTGTCAGCCCAACATCTCTCCAGATCAGGCAATTTCTTTTGAAGTCTCTCTGTTTCCTCCTCTCTAGTTTCTGCACCCAGTGTTATGGAAATGTGGTCCTACCATTTGTACAGGGGATTATTGCATCTGCTGAGCAAAACTTTTTCTTGGTCATTgaagctttctttaaaaatttcataACTTTCCATTTCTATTGAGTGATAGCATATATCCTATCAAATTGATAACCTCTGGCAAGTGCGGATCGCTTGACAGAATCCACATCAGGGAAATTTAGACACAATTTAGACATCACATTAGTAATATGTGACAATAGACAGGCTGATAAGATGTTTTTCCTAATACTGGgccctgaaaatgtttttcccatCTGGCCTGGACATCTGAAGCAGGGTCAACCAAAGGTGGCTCATACCAATCAATAAGTCTTGTCAGAAGTGTACTAtgttctcttcttcctccctttgGGTTTACCTCACTGAAAAATAGCATCACAATCCCTACCTAGATGCATCAATCCCTGAAATACCcagaatttttataaaatagatTTGCTTTTCATGATAGAGTATCCTGCTTCTATCATGTAGGCTTGCAGATGTACTAGGACAACCTTTTACTTCTGtgagtttcattttatttcattttatggaCCACATCAGCCATGTCTTTGAATTCAAAACACATTTGTGTTGTGGATTCATTTTCCTAAGGAATGTCTCTCTtgccctcagctctggctgcaatGAGCTGCAATAGGACTTTGTTCCTTGACCTCAGGATATCCTTGGGACTTGTGTATTTCCTATACCCTTATGGTAAATTCCTGAAGGTGTAAAATTAAGGTGGGCACATGCTCACAAATATATACTTTGTAAAACTTTACAGCTAGCCATAATGGGAGAGAAGTACCTTTCAAAATCATGTAAGCAGCACCCTCAGTGAGAGCATCTCAGAGCATGAACCAGGATGGGGTGGAGGAGGACACTAGAAAGTACTGAATGCAAGGGAAAGAGAAGTAGAGAAGAGTCTTTCAGTCAAGCTGTGGACACACAATGAATTTGAGCTGCATCTTTGCCAATATTAGTGAATAAAGAACCACTCAGCTTTCCAAGCATCTGTTCTGCTCATTTTATTGCTAAGCACAAGAAGTCAGAAAACACCACAGGCTGAGATGATACCTACACACCTGATTTGGTTTCTAGTGGGTGACTTCCAAATATTGCAGTCTTTATGTTTTAGAGCTGttaaatttttattgtttttgatAGTGCATTGTTCTTGTTTTATTCAAAGAGTAATAATTAAACTGTTGTCTTGGTTTTGGCCAGCACAGAGATAATTGTTCTGCAACAGCCATGAgggggcagagcctggagctgtgtgggcACTCTAGGGTCTTATTTTATGCCACCTCATAGGGTGAAAATAAGGAACACTCACTTCCAGGAAGAAGGGTGTGGCTTCAGGTGGGACAAAAAGCGTGGCAGGGTAGGGAACCTGTTGGTTCATTGTCATGCTGTGTTGCACCGAGCTTTCGTTGTTTTTACATGTAAATCACCCACATTAGGATACTTTTACTGTTGCTGgtgttactgtttgttttcttatctcattgctcTTCCCAGTGTGGTAGTCTGttaattttacagtttgttcttctgtagtatgttttgatattccttgttataagtttgtaatggttcagTCTCTctaccccatttggcttccctaatggttcagtcctgagttgttcACCACAGTTTTCCCCgccaaaatgtatgtcaatccacatgtcaatccacctgtatacctcccttgttcccttgtctcacccctgtctgtcaaagatagcacactcctttggttctggagtgttccctgtctttcatcccttcctcgaagcagaattggattgtaaggtttgctccctccccatgttGGCTTCTACtgggagcccttaccctgcacccctcccctaatgccctcctaTTGGCCAAAGGTTGTGTCCTACCCGTGTTCCCCCCATCCCTATAAAAGTAGTTTATTCAGGTTCAGCTTTGTCACTTGCTTTGCCCCACTTTGAGATTAAATCCTTGGAGACTTCGGCAAGTGTCCATCCCTTATTCCTTTGCCTCGGTTTCCTcatgctctgtgcctctgctgcgCTACCCACGCCGCAGCGATCACCGCCATCCGTACCGGTCTTGGCAGAGACTTGGGGGCGGCCACTCGCGTGTCTGCCATCTGGCGAGCCTCCATCACATGGCCGCTGAGAGCCAGGTACAtcccagtaaattgttcttatcaaAACCTGATAATTTTCACCATTTTGTACATCCAGTTCTCAGCTCCCCCCTGCGGGAAGGAAATTGGAAGGGGAAGGCTCTGGAGAGTGAGAGAATGGAGTCTGGTTTGGGAGAGCCTTGGGGGGGATGAGGGGGACACTAAAGTGAGGAGTGTCATTCCTAGACCACaacagaagttttattttaaagttgttAGAAGTGATAAGGTAGCTTGTCACCCAAGAATGgcatttttcagcatttaaacTCAACATTCTATAGAGACACTTTACTTGTACTACATTAGAGCAAGACTCTGTTCGTTTACTTAAATGTCTGAGAgtaattttactatttttctttttttccacctgCCCCAAACTAGCATGAGACATTGTGCATCTGACATG
Coding sequences:
- the MYCT1 gene encoding LOW QUALITY PROTEIN: myc target protein 1 (The sequence of the model RefSeq protein was modified relative to this genomic sequence to represent the inferred CDS: deleted 1 base in 1 codon), translating into MWCSKIRQALTNSSPEAGNVIHPFPFRQTTQFRGSTKAVLLVQKIQNSENYCSSVDVPFCTCYLDVMDRNNTFTPITWPPKFWEQITIAFTVSMVIGLVIGGIIWAFFTCLSRRRASAHISQGSPSSFSRRSRPPSHGHTASRTGFYRNSSCERRSNLSLASLTFQRQASLEQANSFPRKSSFRASTFHPFLQCPPLPVEMNSQLITLTPTNTTTTLVGSTTNSLSQPEFHWSNNNLRICHSTQTPPPAYETIIKAFPES